A stretch of Carya illinoinensis cultivar Pawnee chromosome 14, C.illinoinensisPawnee_v1, whole genome shotgun sequence DNA encodes these proteins:
- the LOC122293613 gene encoding uncharacterized protein LOC122293613 has protein sequence MKLADGEVLESPKAVHDGAVRYFKTFLTGARPNGEACLDDLILPIISEEENLELCRAPTEIDVQSAVLSIPKNSSPGLDGFGSEVLSRLIKKNFADGKIGAFHHPRGVRLISHLLYADDLLMFVNGKKRSIRMLIKTLKHYEEWSGRLINKEKSSIFLSKLIGFARRQSLLRLTGFVDGVFPTTYLGAPLVTGHLKAWTLEPLITKIQHKVAGWKFNLLSQGGRLVLIKHVLSSRASHQLAVLDIPNLLFTKINAMLSSFFWGGKRKWRSRYNICKPTCEGGLGIRDFVEVKKSLQMKFAWRMMTMEN, from the exons ATGAAACTTGCAGATGGGGAAGTGCTGGAGTCTCCAAAAGCAGTTCATGACGGTGCGGTGAGGTACTTCAAAACTTTTTTAACAGGTGCAAGGCCTAATGGTGAAGCCTGTCTAGATGATCTTATTCTTCCTATCATTTCTGAGGAGGAAAACTTGGAGTTATGTCGTGCCCCAACGGAGATTGATGTACAATCTGCTGTCCTTTCTATTCCAAAAAATAGTAGTCCAGGACTAGATGGGTTCGgttcg GAAGTGCTTTCTCGActcataaagaaaaattttgctgATGGTAAGATAGGGGCTTTCCACCACCCCAGAGGGGTGCGCTTGATTTCTCATTTGCTTTATGCGGATGACCTGTTAATGTTTGTGAATGGAAAGAAGAGGTCTATTCGAATGCTTATTAAAACTCTTAAGCATTATGAGGAGTGGTCGGGTCGACTTATTAATAAAGAGAAATCGagcatttttctttctaagCTAATTGGTTTCGCTAGGCGGCAAAGTTTATTAAGGTTAACAGGCTTTGTAGATGGGGTATTTCCTACCACCTATCTGGGTGCTCCACTAGTAACTGGTCATCTAAAGGCGTGGACCTTAGAGCCACTTATTACAAAAATTCAGCACAAGGTGGCTGGGTGGAAGTTTAATCTGTTATCGCAAGGAGGCAGACTCGTTTTAATCAAACATGTTTTATCCTCAAGGGCATCCCATCAATTGGCAGTCTTGGATATTCCCAACCTTCTTTTCACAAAGATTAATGCTATGCTATCCTCCTTTTTCTGGGGTGGGAAACGGAAATGGCGTTCCCGGTATAATATTTGCAAACCAACTTGTGAGGGAGGCCTGGGCATTCGAGATTTTGTTGAAGTAAAGAAATCACTGCAGATGAAGTTTGCATGGCGCATGATGACAATGGAGAATTGA